The nucleotide sequence GGAAGACCACTTGGACCAGGTTTGCGATCAACTGACGGCGATCGCCGAGGCCTGTGACGCGCGTGGATTGACGTTCGGTTTGGAAGTCGAAGCGAACTTGGTCGGACAAAGTGGCGACTTGTTGGCAAAGATCGCCAGCCAAGTGAATCATCCCGCGATGGTCACGATCTTTGACGGCGCGAACATCGTCATGCAAGGCTTCACGCCGGACCAAGTGTACCGCCAGTATTTGGCGATGAAGCCCAGCCTGGGTTGGCTGCACATCAAGGATTACAGCGATCCCGCGTTGACCGGTCGCGTCGAACACGTCGACGAGGAATCGGCCAGCCATTTCGTTCCCGCGGACCGCGGCGACAGTGCCCACGAAGCGATCTTGCGCGACCTGCGTGATTTCATGCCGACGTTGAACCAGCGGATGACGGCTCGCGGCGTCGACGGCGTGTTCATGGACTTGGAACCGCACCTGAAGGGCGGCGGCCAGTTCGGCGGGTTCAGCGGTCCGGATGGGATGGGCGTCGCCGTGCGTGCGTTGTGCCGAGTGTTGGACTACGTGGACTTGCCGTACCAACTGCGGACGTTTGACGATTTGAAATAGCGCGATCCGAAGCGACACGATTCGAAACCACGCTTTGCACCGACCGCCGGGGAATCCGCCGTGCGGCGTTGCGTTGAACGTTTGCCGTTTTGTTTTTTGGTTGACTGAGTTATCAGAGTTGACTGAATGCCATGAACCGGGACCCCGAACATCGGTTGACTCAGCTGGAGATTCAGCTGGCGCATCAAATCCGCTTGTTGGATCAATTGAACGACGTGGTGGTGGAACACGGCCAGCGGCTGATGCAGCAGGAACGCACGATTCGTCGTCTGCGTGACGAGATCAAGTCGTTGAAGGCGGGCGGTGGCCAGGACGAGCCACCGATGACGCTGGAAGACGAACGCCCGCCTCATTATTGAGCGATCGCTGGCGGCAGTTTCGATCCGAATGGTCGCCTTTCGCTCCCGCAAAAGTTGCGCAAGCGGACGCTATTTTCGCGGGAGCGAAAGGCGACGTTTGGGCTGGCGGTTAGGGCGTTGGTTCGCCGGCCAAGAAGACGTGTCGACCGGGCGCGATGGCGATCAAGTAGTGGTTCCGGCCGTCTTCGATCGAAACCGTCGTTTGCACCGGAGTTCCGATTTCGCCGCCGTCGAAACCCAGCGGCGTCAATGTGACCGCGTGTGAACCCGTGGGCAACTCGGCACGTAAGACCTGGACTTCGCGAGGCAACAGTCCCCAGCACCGGGTGTCCGCGGATTCGCTGGCGCTCCACGCGGATGCCGCGGCCAAATGGAACAGCTTGCCCGGCGTGCCGGACAGTCCCAGTTGTCGGCCGGCTGTGGCGACCATCGATTCCTTGGTGACTCGTCGCATCACCGCGCGGGCGATCGTCCAAGGCCGTTCGATTTCGTTTTGGCGGATCGCCAAGTCGGCGACATCGGTCAGCGTTTGGGTCGCTCCGTAGACTTGACCGTCGATCGTGGTCGCCAGTGCGGCGGTGGGCGAATCGGGGATCGCCACGACGGGGATTTTGACGCTGGCGATGTTGCCCAGGATCACTTGGCGATCATCGTCGTCTTCGTCAGACTCTTCGTCGTTGTTGACGTTGCTTAGCAGAGCCGACGCGATGTTCATCGCCATTGTCGTCGTTTCCGCTTCTTGTTCGACCAACACCGGGCCGCGACCGACACAGGCCAAGACATAAATCACGCCGTGTCCCGGACGGCTGTGGGTGCCGCCGCTGGCACGGGCGATGTCTTCGTGGGCCGGTCGAAAGTCCGGGCGAATCTGACTGACCAACTGGTATGCCTTGGTCGCATCGTCATAGTCGCGGTGGGTGGCTTCGCGAAGCACGCCACGCAAGTACGACGTCATCGCAATCGGCTGGTACGCTTGGGTGCCCGCTTCGGCCACCGTTTCCATCAACCCGCGTTCTTCGGCGTGCTTGGCCAGTTCTTGTTGCTTCATCTGGGCCTGCAGCGTGTACGCTTCCGCATCGGCCGCATCGCGTGACAGCGAACACAGGGCCAGCATGCTGCGGATCATCACTTGCTCGTATCCGCTGCTGCGATAGATCCGTGTTCGGTCATCGGTGACCATCGATGCGGTATCGGCCAGCGGTGTCAGCAGCGGTCGACTGTCGAACTGGTCACGCAGTTTTCGTAAGCGTTGTTCGGCGGACAGCGAATCGCCCGACGCCAGTTCGACGATCGCCAAGTCCAACGACGCAGCGTCGCTTTCCTTGGATCGGCCGTCGGCAATTTCACGCAGCGTCGCATCGGCCACGCCGAGGTCGCCGGCGGCAAAGGCGGATCGCGCCGTCGCCATGTCGGGGCGGTGCACCGCGCACCCGACGTTGCAGACCGCCAGTGCCAGTATGACGGTCGTCCACACCGGGGCAGGGCGGGCGTTTCGAAACGCGGTGGCGGATGACAGATCGGACGACATCGGCAAAGGGCGACTCAGCCGTCGGCTTGGTCAAACAGACCGAAATTCCACCACTTGCCGGCACGAGTCTTGTGGTAACCCTTGCGGATCTTCGCCGACTCCTTCAAGTAGTCGCCGCTGTGAAGGTTGACCATTTCCAGGGTCAACAGGTAATCACGCTGGGTGCTCTTGTTGCGATCGGTCGTCCCCGTGGTGATTGTGCCGTACAGCAAGTAGTCGACCGGCGTGCCTTGGCGGCCCAGGGCGGCGGCAAAGATCGATCGGTTTTCCGGCAGGTACAGCGAATCGGGACGCATGCGGGTTTCTCGAAGGGCGGCGTCGACCATTCGCCGGCTGATGCTGCGGAACGTTTGGGCACCGTTGATCTGCGAATCGATCCGCTCGTACAACTGTTCTTTGAAGTCCACCAGTTCTTCGGCGCTACGGTTCTCCAGGCCGATGAAGCAGACGGTGGCCGGACCGGTCGACAGTGCCGGGGTGACCGAACCGTCGATCGCCGGAGCCATCATTTCGCCGGGAACGAAACCCGCGGGCTGGACGCTTGGCGGGCATCGCGACAGCAATTTGGCGACCGATTCATCGACC is from Crateriforma conspicua and encodes:
- a CDS encoding tetratricopeptide repeat protein is translated as MSSDLSSATAFRNARPAPVWTTVILALAVCNVGCAVHRPDMATARSAFAAGDLGVADATLREIADGRSKESDAASLDLAIVELASGDSLSAEQRLRKLRDQFDSRPLLTPLADTASMVTDDRTRIYRSSGYEQVMIRSMLALCSLSRDAADAEAYTLQAQMKQQELAKHAEERGLMETVAEAGTQAYQPIAMTSYLRGVLREATHRDYDDATKAYQLVSQIRPDFRPAHEDIARASGGTHSRPGHGVIYVLACVGRGPVLVEQEAETTTMAMNIASALLSNVNNDEESDEDDDDRQVILGNIASVKIPVVAIPDSPTAALATTIDGQVYGATQTLTDVADLAIRQNEIERPWTIARAVMRRVTKESMVATAGRQLGLSGTPGKLFHLAAASAWSASESADTRCWGLLPREVQVLRAELPTGSHAVTLTPLGFDGGEIGTPVQTTVSIEDGRNHYLIAIAPGRHVFLAGEPTP
- a CDS encoding TIM barrel protein, producing MTCPPILLSGFADESANEKLAIQQYTAFAAIGLKYHSIRFVDAGDGIKNVMALSEKEINHLVNLQADYGLKVSSIGSPIGKVKLLDQEDGTQNKFIPFDQYLANDVQTACDRAEAFGCKLLRGFSFYHPKGTAPEDHLDQVCDQLTAIAEACDARGLTFGLEVEANLVGQSGDLLAKIASQVNHPAMVTIFDGANIVMQGFTPDQVYRQYLAMKPSLGWLHIKDYSDPALTGRVEHVDEESASHFVPADRGDSAHEAILRDLRDFMPTLNQRMTARGVDGVFMDLEPHLKGGGQFGGFSGPDGMGVAVRALCRVLDYVDLPYQLRTFDDLK
- a CDS encoding penicillin-binding protein activator LpoB, which encodes MSDQPHCSATQRAAARSSQETRAGSATCSRRTFARRLSGLALVATTGVAATGCASHQYGHMLAADDKDMVGSHAAGAATWNPLVDESVAKLLSRCPPSVQPAGFVPGEMMAPAIDGSVTPALSTGPATVCFIGLENRSAEELVDFKEQLYERIDSQINGAQTFRSISRRMVDAALRETRMRPDSLYLPENRSIFAAALGRQGTPVDYLLYGTITTGTTDRNKSTQRDYLLTLEMVNLHSGDYLKESAKIRKGYHKTRAGKWWNFGLFDQADG
- a CDS encoding SlyX family protein, whose amino-acid sequence is MNRDPEHRLTQLEIQLAHQIRLLDQLNDVVVEHGQRLMQQERTIRRLRDEIKSLKAGGGQDEPPMTLEDERPPHY